The DNA sequence ACGGGCGTAGGCAGGTCGGTGCCGTATTCTCCGAGATGCACGCCGGTGAGCACGATCTCGGCGTAACCTCTGTCCACCAGGGTCTGAACCTGGCGCATCACGGCGTCTGGAGGCAGGCTTCGATGCCGGCCGCGGGCCCAGGGAATGATGCAGAACGAGCAGAATTGATCGCAGCCGTCCTGGATCTTCAGCGTAGCCCGCGTTCGGTCTTCAAAGGCGGAGACGTCGAGACGCTCGTCGAATTGCGCCATCTCCGCCCTGCGGGTCACCCGGGAGGAGGGAGGGTCACCCGCGCGCATCGTCAGCACGTGGTCGACGAGATCGCCCTTTTCCACGTTGCCGAGGACGAGGTCCACGCCCTCGATTTCCAGGAGCTGGCCGGGATTCGTCTGGGCGTAACAACCCGTGGCGACGACGATGGACGTCGGACCGCGCCCGGTGGTCCGCATGGCCCGCACGGTCCGGACGGCCCGGCGAAGCGCCTGCCGGGCAGACGCATCGGCCTGGTTGGTCACCGTGCAGGTATTGACGACGTAGACATCCGCGGGTCCGTTGAAGGGCACGACATGAAAGCCCCGCAAAACGAACTGCTCGCGAATGGCCTCGGTCTCGTATTGATTCAGACGGCAGCCGAGCGTATGCAAGGCTACCGTCGGCGTATCATGCGCCGGGGCCAAGCCAGGTTGAGTCACGAAAGACCTCTGTCCCGCTGGTCACGGACGGGTGTTTATCCGTCCGCTTCCCCGGTTTTACCGGTGTCCTCGGCTTTGGCGGTGACCTCGGCCTCGGCGGTTTCTTCCGGCTCTGCCGTTTCCTCCACCTCGGCGGTTTCTTCCGTCTCTGCCGTTTCCTCTGCCTCGGCGGTCTCCTCCTCGGCGGCGTCCTCTACCTCGGCGGTTTCCTCCACCTCGGCGGCGTCCCCAGTCGCGGCAGCATCCTCTGCCTTGGCGGTTTTCTCCGCCTTGGAGGCTTTCTCCGCCTTGGCGGTGTCCTCGGCCTTGGCGGCCTCGTCTTTGCCAGCCTCTTCTTCAACGGCCACTACATCGCCGATCACGGTACCCGCCACGGGGTGCTTGCTCAGGTAGTCGTCGATTTCAGCCCGTTCCCTGTCGCGGAAGTAGGCCTTCACGCTGAGCACGACCCGGCGGTTCTTCCCGTCGAATTCGATGACCTTCAGCGGGATTTCCTCGCCTTCCTTGAAAGCATCGCCCGGCCGCTTGATCTCCGGATGATTGAGCTGCGAAATGGGGACGAATCCCTCCACTTCGTGTGAAAGCTCGACGACCACGCCCCGTTCGAGAAGCCGGATGATGACCCCCGTCGTCTCGGTGTTCACCGGATAGACCTCGGCAAGCGAGATCCACGGATCCTCGGAGACCTGCTTGATGCCGAGGGATACGCGCCGGGCTTCGGGATCGATGTTGAGGACCATCACGTCGATCTCTTCACCCTTCCTGACGACCTCGCTGGGGTGCTTGATCCGCCGCGTCCAGGACATGTCGGAGATATGGACCAGCCCGTCAATGCCCTCCTCGATTTCCACGAAGGCGCCGAAAGCGGTGATGTTACGCACGCGTCCACGAACCATGGCGCCCACGTTGTACCGCTCGTTGAGCGACAGCCACGGGTCCGGCTGGGTCTGCTTCATGCCCAGGGAGATCTTCTCATTCTGCTGATCCACCTTGAGGACCATGGCGTCCACGTTCTCGTTGACCGTCACCATCTTCGAAGGGTGGGTCACGTGCTTGGTCCAGGACATTTCGGAGATGTGGATCAGTCCCTCGACGCCCCGTTCGAGTTCCACGAAGGCCCCGTAATCGGTGATGCTGACGACCCGCCCCGTGATGCGCGTACCGACGGGGTATTTCTCCTCGACGTTCGCCCAGGGGTAGGGCTCGAGTTGCTTGAGACCCAGCGAAATCCGTTCGCGTTCCCGGTCGAATTCCAGGATGGCCACGGTAATCTCGCTGCCGATCGTCACCAGTTCGGAAGGATGGCCGATGCGTCCCCAGGAGATATCCGTGATGTGCAACAGTCCGTCGATGCCGCCAAGATCCACGAAAGCTCCGAAATCCGTGATGTTCTTGACCACGCCCTTACGAACCTGGCCGCGGTCGAGTTCGGCGATGATGGCCTGCTTCTGCTTCTCCTTCTCAACCTCGAGCACCACGCGACGGGACACCACGATGTTCCTGCGGCTCTTGTTCAGCTTGATGATCTTGAAGGGAAGTTTTTCTCCGATAAACTGGTCCAGGTTCGGCGTCTGCTTCAACGCCACCTGCGAACCGGGCAGGAAGGCATCCACGCCGAACAGGTCGACCACCAGACCGCCCTTGATGCGCCTCAGGATCTGGCCCTCCACCACGGCGCCTTCCTCGTGGGCGTCCTTGATCTTGTCCCAGACCTTCATGAAATCGGCTTTTTGCTTGGACAGAACGAGCTGCCCTTCCTGGGCTTCGATATCCTCCAGGAAGACCTCGATGTCCTGGCCGATCTCGAGTTCGTCGGGGTCCGTGAACTCGGACAGAGAGATCGCGCCTTCCGACTTGAACCCGACGTCGATGATGACTTCGCCGTTCTCGATCGCGATGACCTGGCCGGGAACGATCTCGCCTTCCACGATGTCCTTCAGGGTCTCGTCATACATCTGGAACATCTGTTCGTATTCTTCGAGTTCCTGTTGATTCAGGTCCTGCTCGTCCACCCACTTGGGCAGCCGGTACGGACGCTTCGGGGAAGCGGGTTCCGTTTCAGCGGCCGGCTTGGCGGTTTCCGCCTCCTCGGCGGTTTCCGTTGCTACGGCCGTCTCCGTCGCCACGGCGGTGTCCGGCTCGGCGGAAGGCTCCGCCGGCCCGTCCTGCTCCGAATCCGTTGCGGGTGGTTCCGCGGATACCTCTTTAGCCGCCTCCGCGAGTTCGGCGGGTGAAGAAGACGCCTCGGTCTCCTCGACCTCGGTGGTCTTCGGTGAGTCCTCTGACATGTCACTCCTCCTTGATGGATGAAAAACACGGACCGCCGACACATCCGGAACGGTCCGCCCGAACAAAAAACGTCCTTCAGCCGGCCATGGAGCTCACCGGCTCAAGTTCCTCGATTTCTCCGTGGGTCAGCGTGCGCCATTTCCCGGCGGGAAGGCCGCCGTCGGCCAGTCCGCCCAGTCGCACCCTGATCAACCGCATCACGGGATGCCCCACCATATCGCACATTCTTCGGATCTGGCGCTTGCGACCCTCGTGCAACACGATCGAAAGCCAGGTGTCGCTCTCCGTGCGCCGGATCGATTCCACGCCGGCCTTCGCCGTGGTCCTGCCGTCCAGCACAACGCCTTCTCTCAGCCTTTGCAGCGTGTCTTCCCGCGGCACGCCCTTTACGAGGACGTGATACTCCTTTTCACAACGGAAACGCGGATGCATCAGCTTGTTTCCCAATGCGCCGTCGTTCGTCAGGAGCAGCAGGCCCTCCGAGTCCCGGTCCAGCCTGCCGACGGGAAAGACGCGTTCCGGGATGTCCCGGATCAACGAGGCCACCGTCGGCCGGCCGAAGGGATCGCTCAACGTGGTCAGGTATCCGGCCGGCTTGTTGAGCAGGTAACATTTCCGGTCCGCCGTTACCTCCAGCGTCCGGTCATCGACCGTCACGATATCCGAATCGGGATGGACCTGCGTGGCCAGGGAAACGACCGTCTCGCCGTTCAGTTTGACCCGGCCGGCCGCGATCATCGCCTCGCTGTGCCTCCGCGAGGCGACGCCCGCCTGGGCCATGTATCTATTCAGTCTCATCGGTGGACACTATTTTCTCATCCGTTCCGTCCGGCGGACTGCCTGACTGTTTAGGCCGCGCGAACAACGATGGGTCCAGCTGTTCTTCCACTTCGTCCAACTCGATATCCTGGTCCTTCAACAGTTCGTTCAACTCGTCCAGCTTGGGCAGGTCCGACAGTTTGTTGAGCCCGAAATACCGGAGGAAATCGCCCGTCGTCGCATAGAGAATCGGTCGGCCGACGCCCTCTCCACGGCCCGCGATGCGTATGAGGTTACGATCCAGCAGCGTCCGAAGCACGCCGTCGACGTTCACCCCTCGGATGGCCTCCACCTCGGACCGGCTGATCGGCTGCTTGTACGCGACGATCGACAGGCATTCCAGGGCGGCCTGGGTGAGCCGCGACGGGATCCTGCCCCGGTAGAGCCGGCGAATCCATTTCGCGTAATCCACCTTGCTGCTGAGCTGGTAGCCGTTGGCCACGTGCCGGATTTCGAAGCCGTGGCCGCCCTGCGCGTACTTCTCGTTCAGGGCTTCGATGCACCCACCAATCAGGTCCTCGCCCACGTCGTCCATAATGCGGCTGAGTTCGGTCAGGCTGAGCGGGGCGTCGCTGGCGAACAGCACGGCTTCCGTGATCGCGCGGTATTCGTCCAGCTGCGCCTCGTCCATGATCAGTTTCTTCTGCATGCCCCGTGCTCCCTCATGACGAGGTACTTACCGAACCGGAAAGGGTCAGCCAGATCTCGCCCAGCGTATCGGTCTGCTCGAAAACCACCCGGTTCTGCCGGATCAGTTCCAGCAGGGCCAGGAAGGTGATGATCAGGAAGGGCCGGGAGAGATCCTCCTGGAAGAGTGCACTGAAGAACAGGTTCTTCTGTCGCTTCAGGTGATCCAGGATATCGTCCATCCGGTCCTCGATCGACAGGGTCTCCCGTTCCACAGTCCGGTCGAAATCGTCTTTTGCGCGGTCCAGCGTGAACTTGAAGGCCTGCAGCAGGTCCCAGAGATTCAGGTTGCCCGCCAGCCGGGTATCGAGCGTTTCCACGCCGTTCAGGTCCTCGTCCGGGTGCTCCGCGGGAGGATGGTAGAACACGTCGGCGTTGCGGTCCTGGTGCTCGTTCAGCACGCCGGCCGCTTCCTTGAACTGCCGGTATTCCAGCAGGCGCTGCACGAGTTCTTCCCGCGGGTCCGCGCCTTCCTCTTCCTCCTCTTCGGACCTGCGGGGCAGGAGCATCTTCGACTTGATGCGCAAGAGCGTCGCCGCCATGAGCAGGTACTCGCTGCCGACTTCGAGATCGAGCAATTTGAGCAACTCGAGATACTGAAGGTACTGCTGCGTGACCAGCGAGATGGGAATATCGTAGATATCCACCTCGTGTTCCCTGATCAGGAACAGCAGGAGGTCCAGCGGTCCTTCGAAGTGTTCGAGCCTTACCTGGTAGGCCATAGCAATTCTTCCGGTTGTTCGTTCTTCAGAAACAAGTAGGGCCGCCAGGAATGATGGTGGATTCCAATGAAGTCTCGAATAAAGTGTATCCTGGTGGGCGCCTTGGGCTTGCGCCGCAGCGCCATATTCACCTCTTCCGGCAGCCTGTCCCCCTTCTTGTTGTTGCACCGCTGGCAGGCGCAGACCATATTCTCCCAGCTGTCCCTACCGCCAAGGTACCTGGGCAGGACGTGATCCACGGTAAGGGGGCCCCTCGTCGTGCTGCAGTACTGGCACTGGTGGCCGTCGCGCTTGAGGATGTTCTTGCGCGACAGCATGATGCCCTTGCTGGGTATGCGGACGAAGTTCACGAGCCGGACGATACTTGGCCGGTCGAACAGCGAGTATACGCCCCGCACCGGGTCCGCATATTTGTCAATGATCTCCGCCTTGCGCAGAAAAACGAGAATGACCGCCCGTCTTGCCGTACATACACTCAAAGGCTCGTAGTTCTGGTTCAGAACGAGGACATGTTCGCTTACCATGCCTTGCACGCCTTTCCGAGACCCCTGTTCCTCCCTTGCGAAACGATCCTGAACCGGTTACGGGAACGATCCCCGCTAA is a window from the Gemmatimonadota bacterium genome containing:
- a CDS encoding rRNA pseudouridine synthase — its product is MRLNRYMAQAGVASRRHSEAMIAAGRVKLNGETVVSLATQVHPDSDIVTVDDRTLEVTADRKCYLLNKPAGYLTTLSDPFGRPTVASLIRDIPERVFPVGRLDRDSEGLLLLTNDGALGNKLMHPRFRCEKEYHVLVKGVPREDTLQRLREGVVLDGRTTAKAGVESIRRTESDTWLSIVLHEGRKRQIRRMCDMVGHPVMRLIRVRLGGLADGGLPAGKWRTLTHGEIEELEPVSSMAG
- the scpB gene encoding SMC-Scp complex subunit ScpB, producing the protein MDEYRAITEAVLFASDAPLSLTELSRIMDDVGEDLIGGCIEALNEKYAQGGHGFEIRHVANGYQLSSKVDYAKWIRRLYRGRIPSRLTQAALECLSIVAYKQPISRSEVEAIRGVNVDGVLRTLLDRNLIRIAGRGEGVGRPILYATTGDFLRYFGLNKLSDLPKLDELNELLKDQDIELDEVEEQLDPSLFARPKQSGSPPDGTDEKIVSTDETE
- a CDS encoding segregation/condensation protein A, with translation MAYQVRLEHFEGPLDLLLFLIREHEVDIYDIPISLVTQQYLQYLELLKLLDLEVGSEYLLMAATLLRIKSKMLLPRRSEEEEEEGADPREELVQRLLEYRQFKEAAGVLNEHQDRNADVFYHPPAEHPDEDLNGVETLDTRLAGNLNLWDLLQAFKFTLDRAKDDFDRTVERETLSIEDRMDDILDHLKRQKNLFFSALFQEDLSRPFLIITFLALLELIRQNRVVFEQTDTLGEIWLTLSGSVSTSS
- a CDS encoding HNH endonuclease; protein product: MVSEHVLVLNQNYEPLSVCTARRAVILVFLRKAEIIDKYADPVRGVYSLFDRPSIVRLVNFVRIPSKGIMLSRKNILKRDGHQCQYCSTTRGPLTVDHVLPRYLGGRDSWENMVCACQRCNNKKGDRLPEEVNMALRRKPKAPTRIHFIRDFIGIHHHSWRPYLFLKNEQPEELLWPTR